From the genome of Lawsonella clevelandensis, one region includes:
- a CDS encoding YhgE/Pip domain-containing protein, which yields MFASLNLGTELRRFRRSRLGKLAIIAICVIPLLYSTLYLWSFWDPFGKLNRVPVAFVNEDQGMVVAGQPFNAGDQIEDKIRQNDQLDWVPTNEEDAVDGVRNGKYYFAVMLPKNFSEEVASPTSDHPQKATVFTHYNDSNGWLTSLIGQNAMRVFLETVSSEIGQQAVDKVLVGVQEAGKGLHKATVGAQQLADGAVQLNDGTGRLQDASLQLDDGAHRLSEGSDKLAAGTQQLHDQLFAFLKKLTGFTQQIHDYHDQAQKISSVQGATSDELAAVAATLRTSSDPSVWAAADQLDHMAHRLKTEGAGPSSQLMADLNKLDTAATDLDNGQLPGKLGQLTDGVNQLNNGAHELSTGLHTLHNGTGQLVTGVNQLHDGSSRLSAGANELYTKLGEGAKAVPKWSEGHRKKVAATLAQPVKLADNTAGHERTFGGGLAPFFFCLALYIGGIIVFLLLRPLQARAVASGVNPLRAAMDGFAPAALIALIQALVIVLVTDATVPLNPATMFGLIVFTMLVGLVFMAMNQMLIVLLGPGPGRVATMALLMIQILASGGLYPVETEPIVWKWLHPILPMSYAVNGFRQTLYGNFDGRLVEAIVVLFVFLALFLGMTAVGAHKDRMWDMEKLHPSISI from the coding sequence ATGTTTGCTTCATTGAACTTAGGAACGGAGCTCCGGCGTTTCCGGCGCTCTCGCCTCGGCAAACTCGCCATCATCGCTATCTGCGTCATCCCCCTCCTCTACTCCACCCTCTACCTGTGGAGCTTCTGGGATCCGTTCGGCAAACTCAACCGCGTCCCCGTCGCCTTCGTCAACGAGGACCAAGGCATGGTGGTGGCCGGGCAACCATTCAATGCCGGCGACCAGATCGAAGATAAGATCCGCCAAAACGACCAGTTGGACTGGGTGCCCACGAACGAAGAGGATGCTGTTGACGGGGTGCGCAACGGCAAGTATTACTTTGCGGTGATGCTGCCCAAGAACTTCTCCGAGGAGGTCGCCTCTCCCACCAGCGACCACCCGCAGAAAGCCACCGTCTTCACCCACTACAATGACTCAAACGGCTGGCTGACCAGCCTCATCGGCCAGAATGCCATGCGTGTGTTTTTGGAAACAGTAAGCTCTGAGATTGGTCAACAGGCGGTCGATAAAGTCCTTGTGGGAGTGCAGGAGGCCGGCAAAGGCCTCCACAAAGCCACCGTTGGCGCTCAACAGTTAGCGGACGGGGCGGTGCAGTTGAACGATGGTACCGGCCGACTCCAGGACGCCTCCTTACAGTTGGATGACGGTGCCCACCGTCTCTCGGAAGGCTCCGATAAGCTGGCCGCCGGCACCCAGCAACTGCACGACCAGCTCTTTGCCTTCCTCAAGAAGTTGACGGGCTTTACCCAGCAGATCCACGACTACCACGACCAGGCCCAGAAGATTTCCAGTGTGCAAGGAGCAACCTCGGATGAGCTGGCGGCTGTAGCCGCAACTCTACGAACCAGCAGCGACCCGTCTGTGTGGGCGGCTGCCGACCAGCTAGACCACATGGCACACCGGCTCAAGACGGAAGGTGCTGGCCCCAGCTCCCAGCTGATGGCGGACCTCAACAAACTAGACACCGCCGCAACTGACCTAGACAATGGCCAGCTGCCCGGTAAGTTAGGCCAGCTGACGGATGGCGTGAACCAGCTGAACAATGGTGCCCATGAACTGTCCACGGGCCTCCATACGCTGCACAATGGCACCGGCCAGTTAGTGACGGGTGTGAACCAGCTGCACGATGGCTCCTCCCGTCTGTCAGCGGGTGCGAACGAGCTGTACACGAAGCTGGGGGAGGGCGCGAAAGCTGTCCCCAAGTGGTCGGAAGGGCACCGGAAGAAAGTGGCGGCGACGCTGGCCCAGCCAGTGAAGTTAGCCGATAACACAGCCGGACATGAGCGTACCTTCGGGGGTGGTTTGGCCCCGTTCTTCTTCTGCTTGGCTCTCTACATTGGTGGCATTATCGTCTTCCTGCTGCTGCGTCCGCTGCAGGCTCGTGCGGTGGCCAGCGGGGTGAATCCGCTGCGGGCCGCCATGGACGGGTTCGCCCCGGCGGCCCTCATTGCCCTCATTCAGGCGCTAGTGATTGTGCTGGTGACGGATGCGACTGTGCCTCTGAACCCGGCGACAATGTTCGGCCTTATTGTGTTCACAATGCTGGTGGGCTTAGTGTTCATGGCGATGAACCAGATGCTCATTGTCTTACTAGGCCCAGGGCCTGGCCGTGTGGCCACTATGGCGTTACTCATGATTCAGATTTTGGCGTCGGGTGGTCTTTATCCGGTGGAGACCGAGCCCATTGTCTGGAAGTGGTTGCATCCGATCTTGCCGATGAGCTACGCCGTCAACGGGTTCAGACAAACCTTGTATGGCAATTTCGACGGGCGTCTGGTCGAGGCGATCGTCGTGCTCTTTGTCTTCCTAGCACTCTTCTTGGGTATGACGGCAGTGGGTGCTCACAAAGACAGAATGTGGGATATGGAGAAGCTGCACCCGTCGATCTCCATCTAG
- a CDS encoding ATP-binding cassette domain-containing protein, which translates to MPDYQQIETPLIAHGISVVGEEGPVYGPLDLEIPDKKLVFLSGRGGSGRTALALTLSGRMRPTAGTLEVFGHTTVKHIRQSVAIAGVDSIDALDRNIKVRDVLNEHRAWSHGWVKWVARVDDNYRDRILGPVYGERSLPDLDLYVSQIPTLDRLLIRIALSLHPAHRGHIQMLVLDDLEQVRELADRIVLIDTLQRLSQNMLVIVNSVNPPPEEIFDNAMVIPLFTDRAHATPQRSGLRETRLGRISRKWVVSKAQNVQHELNIGTDDAPDEHVPPTSTNSHGATYTDASRVPVPPNAHGTGNTRSAVNIANATAAAVEAEPDAAEAAETQALDAEVESEAATNTGEKEQ; encoded by the coding sequence ATGCCTGACTATCAGCAGATCGAAACGCCACTGATCGCACACGGAATCTCCGTCGTAGGAGAAGAGGGCCCCGTCTACGGCCCCCTCGACCTTGAGATCCCCGACAAGAAACTTGTGTTTCTCTCCGGTCGTGGCGGCTCCGGCCGCACCGCCCTCGCCCTTACCCTCTCGGGGCGCATGCGCCCCACCGCGGGCACCCTGGAGGTGTTTGGCCACACCACAGTGAAGCACATCCGCCAATCCGTCGCCATCGCCGGCGTGGATTCCATCGACGCACTGGACCGCAACATAAAAGTCCGCGACGTGCTCAACGAGCACCGCGCCTGGAGCCACGGCTGGGTAAAATGGGTCGCCCGGGTAGACGACAACTACCGGGACCGCATCCTCGGCCCGGTCTACGGTGAACGCTCCCTGCCTGACCTTGACCTCTACGTCAGCCAAATCCCTACACTAGATCGCCTCCTTATCCGCATCGCCCTGTCCCTGCACCCCGCCCACCGCGGGCACATTCAGATGCTGGTACTGGACGACCTGGAGCAGGTGCGCGAACTCGCAGACCGGATTGTTCTCATCGATACGCTGCAGCGGCTGTCCCAAAACATGCTGGTGATCGTCAACTCTGTCAACCCTCCGCCGGAGGAAATCTTCGACAACGCCATGGTCATCCCGCTGTTTACCGACCGGGCCCACGCCACCCCACAACGCTCGGGGTTGCGGGAAACCCGCCTGGGGCGCATCAGCCGCAAGTGGGTGGTGTCGAAGGCACAGAACGTCCAACATGAACTCAACATAGGAACGGACGATGCACCGGATGAGCACGTCCCGCCCACCTCAACCAATAGCCACGGCGCCACCTATACCGACGCCAGCAGAGTGCCTGTTCCCCCCAACGCCCACGGCACCGGGAACACCAGATCCGCAGTGAACATCGCCAATGCGACCGCCGCCGCGGTAGAAGCAGAGCCGGATGCCGCGGAGGCTGCAGAAACCCAGGCACTGGACGCTGAAGTCGAATCCGAAGCCGCCACAAACACGGGGGAAAAGGAACAGTAA
- a CDS encoding PepSY domain-containing protein produces MTKIAALPVAALLALGLAGCGDDNNKDATTSTVTASDGTTKTVVSKATLESAKNAITAAQKAHPNGKVIGLERSDKDQRWEVTILNPANQLVEVDVDYTGKVTNAKAEVEAPDSDEQQIIRLLADIELPDLGDVIADNTPKGGVIDSVELENRDGTLVWELEYDNKATGKDMLTVWADAASGAELASEAAK; encoded by the coding sequence ATGACGAAGATCGCCGCACTACCGGTAGCTGCCCTCCTGGCTCTCGGGCTGGCTGGCTGCGGCGACGATAACAACAAGGATGCCACCACCAGTACCGTTACCGCCTCCGACGGCACCACGAAGACTGTGGTGTCGAAGGCTACTCTGGAGTCTGCGAAGAACGCTATCACCGCCGCTCAGAAGGCTCACCCGAACGGCAAGGTGATCGGCCTGGAGCGCAGCGACAAAGACCAGCGGTGGGAGGTCACTATCCTTAACCCGGCTAACCAGCTGGTTGAGGTGGATGTGGATTACACCGGCAAGGTGACCAACGCTAAGGCTGAGGTGGAAGCTCCCGACAGCGACGAGCAGCAGATTATTCGCTTGCTGGCGGACATTGAACTGCCGGATCTGGGCGATGTGATTGCTGACAATACTCCTAAGGGCGGCGTGATTGATTCTGTCGAGCTGGAGAATCGTGACGGCACCCTGGTGTGGGAGCTTGAGTACGACAACAAGGCCACCGGTAAGGACATGCTGACGGTGTGGGCTGACGCTGCTTCTGGCGCCGAGCTGGCCAGCGAGGCCGCTAAGTAG
- a CDS encoding V-type ATP synthase subunit I domain-containing protein gives MKARITAAAVAVFAALGLGAGAANATEAPASTPESASTTAPVMQVVDSALHSIDLGQDSTRTPASPASDVLKFLQDGITLAGRDVLLGELRKDDTPKPNPEDNGFVYDNPAPPFELPNLGQKPDEKGPAPVIFEWAGKAADGLLGLFSFIPFVKDFRGSPAWQSDYLRIGLGLSLIAAPFALVTVPAGIIGGLATSFVLATIAASPGLFLGFALGFPWGVLPGFLIALVGGIFLLLSGILMPFWLLGGIAMISIGAVALALEAGVITGTGGAATAILALAGPPAIALIVFGVVAVIFGLMPLLPVLISLGIIGLGFTVFIIPILIGLAITSPLWLPIFAVVFFGSALITVPVGFLLGLLAVAIFPIATYLVWLWRGPTHPVKGMPEPGKRDLDAEDKALQENGKADSALERQKDLAKKAEKSEEERKAAADKLALMNLRDNVAPKNPLNVIGDYMDWFWDSMQWYLGQLPFIGPSLQRGINGMRASKMWKSDLFRIGVTVSLFTVVVIPVVAVVASLGFSALAGIATAVITDLVLALPLLGLGLLLGGIVLAIGAIFVPLLFLAGIAAIVIGIILMISGITLSLTGALVAGVPVALLGALIILAGLLGMGIAIIPLIWIPFFALFAVLAVVVIVLLYAVGMVLAAPVAIGLGLAVAAVLAVVLTPIVPIISIPVGLVVLGIAVIFGLVLPTRPKGEKAPRVTKENDPDYLPKDERPAPSDTKEDDNIPGVDLWNEEDAKANATKDAKKATNKAKKDTKKAANKKLPGVGLGTQSDYGLAS, from the coding sequence ATGAAAGCTCGGATCACAGCGGCAGCGGTTGCCGTGTTTGCCGCGCTCGGCCTCGGAGCTGGCGCAGCAAATGCCACGGAAGCACCCGCATCGACCCCCGAATCCGCAAGCACCACCGCACCCGTCATGCAGGTGGTTGACTCTGCGCTGCACTCCATCGATCTCGGCCAGGACTCCACCCGCACACCGGCGTCCCCAGCCAGCGATGTTCTGAAATTCCTCCAAGACGGCATCACCCTTGCTGGTCGCGACGTACTACTGGGCGAACTCCGCAAGGACGACACCCCCAAGCCGAACCCCGAGGACAACGGCTTCGTCTACGACAACCCGGCCCCGCCCTTCGAGCTCCCCAACCTAGGACAAAAGCCCGACGAGAAGGGGCCCGCCCCCGTCATCTTTGAATGGGCAGGCAAAGCCGCAGACGGACTCCTTGGCCTCTTCAGCTTTATCCCCTTCGTCAAAGACTTCCGCGGCAGCCCCGCCTGGCAGAGTGACTACCTGCGCATCGGACTCGGCCTCAGCCTCATCGCCGCACCCTTCGCGCTGGTAACCGTACCCGCCGGCATCATCGGCGGCCTAGCCACCTCCTTCGTGCTCGCCACCATCGCCGCCTCCCCAGGGCTCTTCCTCGGCTTCGCCCTCGGTTTCCCCTGGGGAGTTCTACCAGGCTTCCTGATCGCGCTAGTCGGCGGTATCTTCCTGCTGCTCAGTGGCATCCTCATGCCGTTCTGGCTACTGGGTGGCATCGCAATGATTTCCATTGGCGCGGTTGCTCTCGCGCTGGAAGCTGGAGTCATTACGGGTACTGGTGGTGCTGCAACCGCTATTTTAGCGCTTGCTGGCCCCCCCGCCATTGCGCTGATCGTCTTCGGTGTGGTCGCCGTCATCTTCGGACTCATGCCGCTGCTGCCAGTGCTCATCTCACTGGGCATCATCGGCCTCGGCTTCACCGTCTTCATTATCCCGATCCTTATCGGCCTGGCCATTACCTCACCGCTGTGGCTCCCCATCTTCGCTGTCGTATTCTTCGGCTCTGCCCTCATCACCGTGCCGGTCGGCTTCCTCCTCGGCCTCCTCGCCGTCGCCATCTTCCCGATCGCGACCTACCTGGTCTGGCTGTGGCGCGGACCCACCCACCCGGTCAAGGGCATGCCCGAACCCGGAAAGCGTGACCTCGACGCCGAGGATAAGGCCCTGCAGGAAAACGGCAAGGCCGACTCCGCCCTCGAACGCCAGAAGGACCTTGCCAAGAAGGCCGAAAAGAGCGAGGAGGAGCGCAAAGCCGCTGCTGACAAGCTCGCCCTCATGAACCTTCGCGACAACGTTGCCCCCAAGAACCCCCTCAACGTCATTGGCGACTACATGGACTGGTTCTGGGACAGCATGCAGTGGTACCTCGGCCAGCTTCCCTTCATCGGTCCCTCCCTGCAGCGCGGGATCAACGGCATGCGCGCCAGCAAGATGTGGAAGAGTGACCTCTTCCGTATCGGTGTCACCGTCTCCCTCTTCACCGTGGTCGTCATTCCGGTAGTCGCAGTAGTCGCCTCCCTCGGCTTCTCCGCCCTGGCTGGCATCGCCACCGCGGTCATTACCGACCTCGTGCTCGCCCTGCCGCTCCTCGGCCTCGGACTGCTCCTCGGTGGAATCGTGCTTGCTATCGGAGCAATCTTCGTACCGTTGCTGTTCCTCGCAGGTATAGCCGCCATTGTCATTGGTATCATTCTCATGATCAGCGGAATCACACTCTCCCTTACTGGAGCTTTAGTAGCTGGAGTACCAGTCGCGCTCCTTGGTGCACTGATTATCCTGGCAGGCCTGCTGGGTATGGGCATTGCGATCATCCCGCTGATCTGGATTCCGTTCTTTGCCCTCTTCGCCGTCCTGGCAGTGGTAGTCATCGTGCTGCTCTACGCAGTCGGCATGGTGCTCGCCGCACCGGTCGCCATCGGCCTCGGCCTGGCAGTCGCCGCAGTGCTCGCTGTTGTCCTCACCCCCATCGTCCCGATCATCTCCATCCCGGTCGGCCTGGTCGTGTTGGGCATCGCCGTCATCTTCGGCCTGGTCCTCCCCACCCGCCCCAAGGGCGAGAAGGCACCACGCGTCACTAAGGAAAACGACCCCGACTACCTCCCCAAGGACGAACGTCCCGCCCCCTCCGACACCAAGGAAGACGACAACATCCCCGGCGTCGACCTGTGGAACGAAGAGGACGCCAAGGCAAACGCCACCAAGGACGCCAAGAAGGCCACCAACAAGGCCAAGAAAGACACCAAGAAAGCCGCTAACAAGAAGCTTCCCGGTGTCGGCCTCGGAACCCAATCCGACTACGGCCTCGCCAGCTAA